Proteins encoded in a region of the Desulfovibrio sp. TomC genome:
- a CDS encoding NADH-ubiquinone oxidoreductase-F iron-sulfur binding region domain-containing protein, translating into MEGPILETQTAGVPATAASGGRRVIVCAGTGCVANGSKKVLAALEVQMAAAGLDVVLEFRPEGHGDGVRVSHSGCQGFCQMGPLVTILPENILYTKVTADDVPDIVEKTLVQGQPVERLLYIEPRTREKCLGPDQIPFYQRQTRSVLKECGFIDPDDIREYVAHGGYAAAGKAFSEMDGQGVCDVISQSGLRGRGGGGFPTGRKWEAARVQTSPKKYVICNGDEGDPGAFMDRSLMEGNPHCVIEGMMIAARGIGADEGYIYVRAEYPLAVKRMRKAVADAEAAGYLGDNLFGSGQSFRLEVMEGAGAFVCGEETALIASIEGLRGMPAPKPPFPAQQGLWRKPTIINNVETLAQIPRIISEGAASYRSLGTETSPGTKTFALTGHVSNTGLIEVPFGATLREVVLNIGGGVTDDRGFIDEKGFKAVQIGGPSGGCLTPDLLDLPLDFDSLRSVGAMVGSGGLVVMNQKTCMVSVARFFMEFTQRESCGKCVLCREGTKQLLALLDDVIEGRGTAETLSLLETLGHAVQVGSLCGLGKTAPNPVLSTLKHFRKDYEEHVFDKRCSAGRCKALAMPTINAARCKGCRLCVKACPAGAISGEKKQPHVIDEAVCIKCGACATACKFGAVEGI; encoded by the coding sequence ATGGAAGGCCCCATACTCGAAACCCAGACGGCGGGCGTGCCCGCAACCGCGGCCAGCGGTGGTCGCCGCGTCATTGTCTGCGCCGGCACCGGCTGCGTGGCCAACGGCTCCAAAAAGGTCCTGGCCGCCCTGGAAGTCCAGATGGCCGCCGCCGGCCTGGATGTGGTGCTTGAATTTCGGCCCGAGGGCCACGGCGACGGCGTGCGCGTCTCCCACTCCGGCTGCCAGGGCTTTTGCCAGATGGGACCGCTGGTCACCATCCTGCCCGAGAACATCCTCTATACCAAAGTCACGGCCGACGACGTCCCGGACATCGTCGAAAAGACCCTGGTCCAAGGCCAGCCGGTCGAGCGCCTGCTCTACATTGAGCCGCGCACCCGGGAAAAATGCCTGGGCCCCGACCAGATCCCGTTTTACCAGCGCCAGACCCGTTCGGTCCTCAAAGAATGCGGCTTCATCGACCCCGACGACATCCGGGAATACGTGGCCCATGGCGGCTATGCGGCTGCCGGCAAAGCTTTTTCCGAGATGGACGGCCAGGGCGTGTGCGACGTCATCAGCCAGTCGGGCCTTCGCGGCCGGGGCGGCGGCGGCTTTCCCACCGGCCGCAAATGGGAAGCCGCCCGGGTCCAGACCAGCCCGAAAAAATACGTCATCTGCAACGGCGACGAGGGCGATCCCGGCGCGTTCATGGACAGAAGCCTCATGGAAGGCAATCCCCACTGCGTCATCGAAGGCATGATGATCGCCGCCCGGGGCATCGGGGCCGACGAAGGCTACATCTACGTGCGGGCCGAATATCCCCTGGCGGTCAAGCGCATGCGCAAGGCCGTGGCCGACGCCGAAGCCGCCGGCTACCTCGGCGACAATCTGTTCGGTTCGGGCCAGTCCTTTCGCCTGGAAGTCATGGAAGGGGCCGGCGCGTTTGTCTGCGGCGAGGAAACCGCCCTTATCGCCTCCATCGAAGGCCTGCGCGGCATGCCCGCCCCCAAGCCCCCCTTCCCGGCCCAGCAGGGCCTGTGGCGCAAACCCACCATAATAAACAACGTCGAGACCCTGGCCCAGATTCCCCGCATCATAAGCGAGGGCGCCGCCAGCTACCGGTCGCTCGGCACCGAGACCTCGCCCGGCACCAAGACCTTTGCCTTAACCGGCCATGTGTCCAACACCGGCCTTATTGAAGTGCCCTTTGGCGCGACGCTTCGCGAAGTGGTCCTCAACATCGGCGGCGGCGTCACCGACGACCGGGGCTTTATTGACGAAAAGGGCTTCAAGGCCGTGCAGATCGGCGGCCCGTCCGGCGGCTGCCTGACCCCGGACCTGCTCGACCTGCCGCTCGATTTCGACTCCCTGCGCTCGGTCGGGGCCATGGTCGGTTCGGGCGGTCTGGTGGTCATGAACCAGAAGACCTGCATGGTGAGCGTGGCCCGGTTCTTCATGGAATTCACCCAGCGCGAGAGCTGCGGCAAATGCGTGCTGTGCCGCGAGGGCACCAAGCAGCTTTTGGCCCTCCTTGACGACGTCATCGAAGGGCGCGGCACGGCCGAGACGCTCTCCTTGCTCGAAACCCTGGGCCATGCCGTCCAGGTCGGCTCCTTGTGCGGCCTGGGCAAGACCGCGCCCAACCCGGTGCTCTCGACGCTCAAGCATTTCCGCAAAGACTACGAAGAACACGTCTTTGACAAACGCTGTAGCGCCGGTCGCTGCAAGGCCCTGGCCATGCCGACCATCAATGCTGCGCGCTGCAAGGGCTGCCGCCTGTGCGTCAAGGCCTGCCCGGCCGGAGCCATCAGCGGCGAGAAAAAACAGCCCCATGTCATCGACGAAGCCGTGTGCATCAAATGCGGCGCATGCGCCACGGCCTGCAAGTTCGGCGCGGTGGAGGGAATCTAG
- a CDS encoding methyltransferase domain-containing protein — translation MPSQSPHPETATLRRLLDALGPARIWRPVPAPDGSLLAPGDGSDTADLEQYIGDLDVAGKSVADLGCNLGYFTFMACRLGAARVLGLDIDPEIIHAANRLAALHQAANVAFLASDFLRQPPETPCDMALLIDFIGRQIVCKGRVGLVANAAKCWGRRELFFTLRPVYRLDDLPVDPQTLRQHYPGFVYDNAFHLAHALAHALGPDWSMRFLTNGRFAKGPAERTHKAALLFTRQE, via the coding sequence ATGCCAAGCCAATCGCCCCATCCTGAAACGGCTACACTTCGCCGCCTCCTTGACGCCCTCGGTCCCGCGCGCATCTGGCGTCCCGTTCCCGCCCCGGACGGCAGCCTGCTGGCCCCGGGGGACGGTTCGGACACTGCCGACCTCGAACAGTATATAGGCGACCTCGACGTGGCCGGAAAATCCGTGGCCGACCTCGGCTGCAACCTTGGCTACTTCACCTTCATGGCCTGCCGCCTTGGCGCCGCCCGGGTCCTTGGCCTGGACATCGACCCCGAGATCATCCACGCCGCCAACCGACTTGCCGCCCTCCACCAGGCCGCCAACGTCGCCTTCCTGGCCAGCGATTTCCTGCGTCAGCCGCCTGAGACCCCCTGCGACATGGCCCTGCTCATCGACTTCATCGGCCGCCAGATCGTCTGCAAGGGCCGGGTCGGGCTCGTGGCCAATGCCGCCAAATGCTGGGGACGCCGTGAGCTGTTTTTCACCCTGCGTCCCGTCTACCGCCTCGACGATCTTCCGGTTGACCCGCAGACGCTGCGCCAACACTACCCCGGTTTCGTCTACGACAACGCCTTCCACCTGGCCCACGCCCTGGCCCACGCCCTGGGACCCGACTGGTCCATGCGCTTCCTCACCAATGGCCGCTTTGCCAAAGGTCCCGCCGAACGCACCCACAAAGCCGCCCTGCTCTTCACCCGCCAGGAGTAA
- a CDS encoding NADH-quinone oxidoreductase subunit NuoE family protein — MEPSQAAALAETAKFEKLCGILDHYDRHPARLVPILQALQEEYRYLPQEVLSYVATSLRIPEANVFGVATFYAHFALEPKGKYVVRLCDGTACHVKQSIPILEALRERLDVTEAKATTPDMLFTVETVACLGACGLAPVLVINEDVYGQMTPQRAVALIDEIRAKELQ, encoded by the coding sequence ATGGAGCCCAGCCAGGCCGCCGCGTTGGCGGAAACCGCCAAGTTCGAGAAGCTGTGCGGAATTCTCGACCACTACGACCGCCACCCCGCCCGACTCGTCCCCATCCTGCAGGCACTGCAGGAAGAATACCGCTACCTGCCCCAGGAAGTCCTGTCCTACGTCGCCACCTCGCTGCGCATCCCCGAAGCCAATGTCTTTGGCGTGGCCACGTTTTACGCCCACTTCGCCCTGGAGCCCAAGGGCAAGTACGTCGTGCGCCTGTGCGACGGCACCGCCTGCCACGTCAAACAGTCCATCCCCATCCTCGAAGCCCTGCGCGAGCGCCTTGACGTGACCGAGGCCAAAGCCACCACCCCGGACATGCTCTTTACCGTGGAAACGGTCGCCTGCCTCGGGGCCTGCGGCCTGGCCCCGGTCCTGGTCATCAACGAAGACGTCTACGGCCAGATGACCCCGCAGCGCGCCGTGGCCCTCATCGACGAAATTCGCGCCAAGGAGCTGCAATAA
- the murI gene encoding glutamate racemase, with amino-acid sequence MHHDPSCPIGIFDSGLGGLTVARAVMDLLPDEPIVYFGDTARVPYGVKSPDTVARYAAQITRFLLAKNVKLLIVACNTMAAVALPAITGLSPVPVLEVIDAGAESALAATRTRRIGIIATPSTIASHAYESALARLGGPDVHTVAKACPLFVPLVEEGWLDHPATRLVAAEYLAPLAAHNLDTLILGCTHYPLLAPLLAEVVGPGIRLQDSATAVARRAAAILDAKGLRNTAVPPAHSFHVTDLPHRFIAVGERFLGRPMTDVRLETLI; translated from the coding sequence GTGCACCACGATCCTTCCTGCCCCATTGGCATTTTCGATTCCGGCCTCGGCGGCCTGACCGTCGCCCGCGCCGTCATGGATCTGCTCCCGGACGAACCCATCGTCTACTTTGGCGATACCGCCCGCGTCCCCTACGGCGTCAAGTCGCCCGACACCGTGGCCCGCTACGCCGCCCAGATCACCCGGTTTCTTTTGGCCAAAAACGTCAAGCTGCTCATCGTTGCCTGCAACACCATGGCGGCCGTGGCCCTGCCGGCCATAACCGGCCTGTCTCCGGTGCCGGTGCTCGAAGTCATTGACGCCGGGGCCGAAAGCGCCCTGGCCGCCACCCGCACCAGGCGCATCGGCATCATCGCCACGCCCTCCACCATTGCCAGCCATGCCTACGAAAGCGCCCTGGCCCGCCTGGGCGGCCCGGACGTCCATACCGTGGCCAAGGCCTGCCCCCTGTTCGTCCCCCTGGTCGAAGAGGGCTGGCTCGACCACCCGGCCACCCGGCTGGTGGCCGCCGAATATCTGGCCCCGCTGGCTGCCCACAACCTCGATACCCTCATCCTCGGCTGCACCCATTATCCGCTCCTGGCCCCGCTGCTGGCCGAGGTCGTCGGTCCCGGCATCCGGCTCCAGGACTCGGCCACGGCCGTGGCCCGCCGCGCCGCCGCCATCCTCGATGCCAAGGGCCTGCGCAACACCGCAGTCCCCCCGGCCCACAGCTTCCACGTCACCGACCTGCCGCACCGGTTTATTGCCGTTGGCGAGCGGTTCTTAGGCCGGCCCATGACCGACGTGCGGCTGGAAACGCTGATTTAG
- a CDS encoding MBOAT family O-acyltransferase, with amino-acid sequence MVFSSASFLFYFLPVVLAAYFLCVRFVHLRNWILLAASLFFYTWGEGEYIVVMLLSILANYLFGIWVYKSHERNNAKFQMGIAIAFNLLLLVIFKYTNFLVANLNLLLGSAGLPTITIGQVHLPIGISFFTFHCISYLMDIYRRQTPPQMSLPCTALYISLFPQLVAGPIIRYKDIAAQLTHRVVDMERFSKGINRFIIGLGKKVLIANVVGLPADKIFAIPSEHLTTPVAWLGIVCYTLQIYFDFSGYSDMAIGLGHMFGFKFMENFNYPYVSRSIQEFWRRWHISLSTWFRDYLYIPLGGNRDGEARMYRNLVIIFFLCGLWHGASWNFVIWGLFHGFFSVLERFPLGKRLTKGSPIVAHVYTMLVVMVAWVFFRAETLPQALAFIKALSGFAHGSGVVWHMGLFLNPKVVIVLCLALVGVTPIAPWLSQWRERVLLPRQIGPVAVDDGVEVLVSLVFMPAVFVLCAMSLASGTHNPFIYFQF; translated from the coding sequence ATGGTATTTAGCTCCGCATCGTTTCTTTTTTATTTTTTGCCTGTCGTGTTGGCGGCCTACTTTCTTTGTGTCCGGTTTGTGCATTTGCGCAACTGGATACTCCTGGCGGCCAGCCTTTTTTTCTATACCTGGGGCGAAGGCGAATATATTGTCGTCATGCTCCTGTCCATTCTTGCCAATTATCTGTTCGGCATTTGGGTGTATAAATCCCACGAACGAAATAATGCCAAATTTCAGATGGGAATAGCCATTGCATTCAATCTGTTGTTGCTCGTCATCTTCAAATATACGAATTTCCTAGTTGCCAACCTCAATCTCCTGCTGGGTTCGGCCGGGTTGCCGACCATCACTATCGGCCAGGTGCATTTGCCCATAGGCATTTCGTTTTTTACCTTCCACTGCATCTCCTACCTGATGGATATCTATCGTCGGCAGACGCCGCCCCAGATGTCGCTGCCCTGCACGGCCCTTTATATTTCGCTTTTCCCCCAGCTCGTGGCCGGCCCCATCATCCGGTACAAGGACATCGCGGCCCAGCTCACCCATCGAGTCGTGGACATGGAGCGGTTTTCCAAGGGCATCAACCGATTCATCATCGGCCTTGGCAAGAAAGTGCTGATCGCCAACGTGGTGGGCCTGCCGGCAGACAAGATTTTCGCCATCCCGTCCGAGCATTTGACCACCCCTGTGGCCTGGCTCGGTATTGTCTGCTATACCTTGCAGATTTATTTCGATTTTTCGGGCTATTCCGACATGGCCATCGGCCTTGGCCACATGTTCGGGTTCAAGTTCATGGAAAACTTCAATTACCCGTATGTTTCGCGTTCCATCCAGGAGTTCTGGCGGCGCTGGCATATTTCGCTGTCCACCTGGTTTCGCGACTACCTGTATATCCCGCTTGGCGGCAACCGGGACGGCGAAGCCCGGATGTATCGCAATCTGGTGATCATCTTTTTTCTGTGCGGCCTCTGGCACGGGGCCAGTTGGAACTTCGTCATCTGGGGCCTTTTCCACGGGTTTTTCTCCGTCCTTGAGCGCTTCCCCCTGGGCAAGCGCCTGACCAAGGGGTCGCCCATCGTGGCCCATGTCTACACCATGCTGGTGGTGATGGTGGCCTGGGTGTTTTTCCGGGCCGAAACGCTGCCCCAGGCCCTGGCCTTCATCAAGGCCCTGAGCGGTTTTGCCCATGGGTCCGGCGTGGTGTGGCATATGGGGCTGTTCCTCAACCCCAAGGTGGTCATCGTGCTCTGTCTGGCCCTGGTTGGCGTGACGCCGATTGCGCCGTGGCTGTCGCAGTGGCGGGAGCGGGTCCTGCTGCCGCGCCAGATCGGACCGGTCGCCGTGGATGACGGCGTGGAAGTGCTGGTGAGTCTGGTGTTCATGCCGGCGGTGTTTGTACTTTGCGCCATGTCCCTGGCCAGCGGGACGCACAACCCGTTTATTTATTTCCAGTTCTAG
- a CDS encoding alginate O-acetyltransferase AlgX-related protein: MAPTFRRKAIHMAAVVVFLLCICLPSTENIFHFAPPVDLMENDPAPLPDFSWSQAFRTFNVLQRGFLEKTYGLRKQLVRWQNILDLFVLQSTSQYQSVIKGKDNWLFLAQENAELNVVEDYRSTRLFSAQDLAWWVEVYRKRQADLSARGIHYLIVVAPNKHTVYSEFLPSQYNRVSPISRTDQLVTALQAAGVNILDLRETMLKVKKGALAYYRTDTHWTTFGAFAGYIEIMKYLTRWYPEFEPTIRGDYDIHVTPGLTGGLSSMLALNDLFPEEQVTFVPQTPRLAKEVDNVVAPKSLFQPTVVTETGDASQPSVVVFRDSFAHELIPFLSENFSRAVYLWPYPSTPREMRVFDWGAIDSVKPGLVIDEFVERYFTEFPPSRHPAKPSAKP; this comes from the coding sequence ATGGCCCCAACCTTTCGCCGCAAAGCCATCCATATGGCGGCTGTGGTCGTGTTTCTTCTGTGCATATGCCTGCCGAGCACGGAAAACATCTTTCACTTCGCGCCGCCGGTCGATCTTATGGAGAATGATCCGGCGCCCTTGCCGGATTTTTCCTGGTCCCAGGCCTTTCGCACGTTCAACGTGCTCCAACGCGGATTTCTGGAAAAGACCTATGGCCTGCGCAAGCAGCTGGTGCGCTGGCAAAATATCCTCGACCTGTTCGTCTTACAATCCACCTCGCAGTACCAGTCCGTCATCAAGGGCAAGGACAACTGGTTGTTCCTGGCCCAGGAGAACGCCGAACTCAACGTGGTGGAGGACTACCGGTCCACCCGCCTGTTCTCGGCCCAGGACCTGGCCTGGTGGGTGGAGGTCTACCGGAAGCGGCAGGCCGACCTCAGCGCTCGGGGCATCCATTATCTGATCGTGGTGGCGCCCAACAAGCACACGGTCTATTCGGAGTTTCTGCCGTCGCAGTACAACCGGGTCAGCCCCATCAGCCGCACCGATCAACTGGTGACCGCGCTGCAGGCGGCCGGGGTGAACATCCTCGATTTGCGCGAGACCATGCTCAAGGTCAAGAAAGGGGCTTTGGCCTATTATCGCACCGACACCCATTGGACGACGTTCGGGGCCTTTGCCGGTTATATTGAGATCATGAAGTACCTGACCAGGTGGTATCCGGAATTCGAGCCGACCATTCGGGGCGATTACGACATTCACGTCACCCCGGGGCTGACCGGCGGCCTGTCGAGCATGTTGGCCTTAAACGACCTGTTCCCCGAGGAGCAGGTGACCTTTGTGCCGCAGACGCCGCGCCTGGCCAAAGAGGTGGACAACGTCGTGGCCCCGAAGTCGCTGTTTCAGCCCACCGTGGTCACGGAGACCGGCGACGCCAGCCAGCCCTCAGTGGTCGTCTTCCGCGATTCCTTTGCCCACGAACTGATTCCCTTTCTCTCGGAAAATTTCAGCCGGGCCGTGTATTTGTGGCCTTACCCGTCCACGCCGCGCGAAATGCGCGTCTTTGACTGGGGAGCCATTGATTCCGTCAAGCCCGGTCTGGTTATCGATGAATTCGTGGAGCGCTATTTCACCGAATTCCCGCCCTCGCGGCATCCGGCCAAGCCTTCTGCCAAACCCTGA
- a CDS encoding ATP-binding protein, with product MATESALPRPAPALRPPRSIRFRLAGLVLACVLPVWICAGYLVHYAYGTKKSLLQGHMAETARNLAQAADRELTIVQAAAEGLTTSPALQTGDFAAFRRQVNTLLAGYPDSDILLADATGQQVFNSYLPDGAPLPRRAASKTVQQVFETAKPVISNVFRGAVTGRDLVSLDMPVLQDGAVRYDLGMTVPAARFEAMLIDERLSRGWIAVILDARGAVVARSSDNGHWVGKSATDLVPGFEQGQFPDDSFETRNLDGIPVLATFARAQASNWSVVVSVPQAILLADVRQWLWWTGGATLLLSLGGILLALALARRIAASIESLIRPAEALGLGLPVPQSRVDLAETAAVASALAQAADLLATRAAERQTADAAKRQAEIRLAEREHIFRIVADNSHNWEFWEGADGQCHWVSPACQRISGYPPEAFLGPEGLALREVIHPEDRQRWDEHLDHVGVDKDVHEELHFRIVTRQGDILNIGHVCSRIVGLGGEDLGRRGSNRDITEQYRHEQELRRAKEMADAGNRAKSEFLANMSHEIRTPVNGVLGMLELLETTALDSEQQEYVAMAAGATIRLNRLLSDVLDLSKVESGTLVLHETDFTFADLKQAVLDIFGPMARRKGLALTIELGCGLPETVHGDEARLRQILLNLVGNAVKYTEAGSVQLTIAPAVFEGPAGGDTPRSYLFTVADTGCGIPADKLDAVFVPFVQTSGSYTRQGGGVGLGLAIVKRLVDLMHGQIEVRSWEGSGTTMRVALPLVPRSPAPKPVTGKQGRPTVPAGLTALVVEDDTMNRVAASRMLQKVGYSVLEAGNGEQALEILACHAVDVVLMDIQMPVMDGIEATRRIRTDETGRYDTTVPIIAMTAYAMTGDREKFLDAGMDDYLSKPVDVPEMLSSMRRVVENRAQVAACPPGAVPSLEKKA from the coding sequence ATGGCCACCGAGTCTGCCCTCCCCCGGCCGGCACCCGCCCTTCGGCCGCCGCGTTCCATCCGATTCCGGCTGGCCGGTCTCGTTTTGGCCTGTGTGCTGCCGGTGTGGATCTGCGCCGGCTACCTCGTCCATTATGCCTATGGCACCAAAAAGAGCCTGCTTCAGGGGCATATGGCTGAAACCGCCAGAAACCTGGCCCAGGCCGCCGACCGCGAACTGACCATTGTCCAGGCCGCCGCCGAGGGATTGACCACCTCGCCGGCCCTGCAGACAGGCGACTTCGCGGCCTTTCGCCGGCAGGTCAACACCCTGCTGGCCGGTTACCCCGACTCCGACATCCTCCTGGCCGACGCCACCGGGCAGCAGGTCTTTAATTCCTACCTGCCCGACGGCGCTCCGCTGCCCCGGCGCGCCGCCAGCAAAACCGTGCAGCAGGTTTTTGAAACCGCCAAGCCGGTGATCAGCAACGTCTTTCGCGGCGCTGTCACCGGCCGCGATCTGGTCAGCCTGGATATGCCCGTGCTCCAGGACGGCGCGGTGCGTTACGATCTGGGCATGACCGTCCCTGCCGCCCGTTTTGAAGCGATGCTCATTGACGAACGCCTGTCCCGGGGGTGGATCGCCGTCATCCTCGACGCCAGGGGGGCTGTGGTGGCCCGTTCCAGCGACAACGGGCACTGGGTGGGCAAATCCGCCACCGACCTGGTGCCGGGGTTTGAGCAGGGCCAATTCCCGGACGACTCCTTCGAGACCCGCAATCTCGACGGTATTCCGGTCCTGGCCACCTTTGCCCGGGCGCAAGCCTCGAACTGGAGCGTTGTGGTCAGTGTGCCCCAGGCCATCCTCCTGGCTGACGTGCGCCAATGGCTGTGGTGGACCGGGGGGGCGACCTTGCTTTTGTCGCTTGGCGGCATCCTCCTGGCCTTGGCCCTGGCCCGGCGCATCGCCGCTTCCATCGAATCCCTGATCCGCCCGGCCGAAGCGCTGGGCCTGGGGCTGCCTGTGCCCCAGAGCCGCGTCGATCTGGCCGAGACTGCGGCCGTGGCCAGCGCCCTGGCCCAGGCCGCCGATCTCCTGGCCACCCGGGCCGCCGAACGCCAGACTGCTGACGCAGCCAAGCGGCAGGCCGAAATCCGGCTGGCCGAACGCGAGCATATCTTTCGTATTGTGGCGGACAACTCGCACAACTGGGAGTTCTGGGAGGGAGCGGACGGTCAGTGCCATTGGGTGTCGCCGGCCTGCCAGCGCATCAGCGGTTACCCGCCCGAGGCCTTCCTCGGCCCGGAGGGCCTTGCGCTTCGCGAGGTCATCCACCCGGAGGACCGCCAGCGTTGGGACGAACATCTGGACCACGTCGGCGTTGACAAAGACGTGCATGAGGAGTTGCATTTTCGCATCGTCACCCGCCAGGGCGACATCCTGAACATCGGCCATGTCTGTAGCCGCATCGTCGGCCTTGGCGGCGAGGATCTGGGCCGGCGCGGCTCAAACCGCGACATCACCGAACAATACCGCCACGAGCAGGAACTGCGCCGGGCCAAGGAAATGGCCGACGCCGGCAACCGGGCCAAGTCGGAATTTCTGGCCAACATGAGCCACGAAATCCGCACGCCCGTAAACGGCGTCCTGGGCATGCTTGAGCTCCTGGAGACCACCGCTCTCGACAGCGAGCAGCAGGAATATGTCGCCATGGCCGCCGGAGCCACGATCCGCCTCAATCGGCTCCTCAGCGATGTCCTCGACCTCAGCAAAGTCGAATCCGGCACTCTGGTCCTTCACGAAACCGACTTCACCTTCGCCGATCTCAAGCAGGCAGTCCTGGACATCTTCGGCCCCATGGCCCGCAGGAAGGGGTTGGCTTTGACCATCGAGCTTGGTTGCGGCCTGCCTGAGACGGTCCACGGCGACGAGGCCAGACTACGCCAGATTCTGCTCAACCTCGTTGGCAACGCCGTCAAATACACGGAAGCCGGCTCCGTCCAGCTCACCATCGCCCCGGCCGTTTTCGAAGGTCCGGCCGGGGGAGACACCCCGCGCAGCTACCTCTTCACTGTGGCCGATACCGGCTGCGGCATCCCCGCCGACAAACTCGATGCTGTGTTCGTCCCTTTTGTCCAGACCTCCGGCTCCTACACCCGCCAGGGCGGCGGCGTGGGCCTGGGACTGGCCATCGTCAAGCGTCTGGTCGATCTCATGCACGGCCAAATTGAGGTTCGGAGCTGGGAGGGCAGCGGCACCACCATGCGCGTCGCCCTGCCGCTCGTCCCGCGCAGCCCCGCCCCGAAGCCGGTCACCGGCAAACAGGGTCGCCCCACCGTTCCGGCCGGACTCACCGCCCTGGTGGTCGAAGACGACACCATGAACCGTGTTGCCGCCAGTCGGATGCTCCAGAAGGTCGGCTACAGCGTGCTTGAGGCCGGCAACGGCGAGCAGGCCCTGGAGATCCTGGCCTGCCATGCCGTGGACGTCGTGCTCATGGACATCCAGATGCCGGTCATGGACGGCATCGAAGCCACCCGGCGCATCCGCACCGACGAGACCGGCCGCTACGACACGACCGTTCCCATCATTGCCATGACCGCCTATGCCATGACCGGCGACCGGGAAAAATTCCTCGACGCCGGCATGGACGACTACTTGTCCAAGCCCGTGGATGTCCCGGAAATGCTCAGTTCCATGCGGCGGGTGGTGGAAAACCGCGCCCAGGTCGCGGCCTGTCCACCTGGGGCCGTCCCCTCCTTGGAAAAAAAGGCTTGA